A region of Vigna radiata var. radiata cultivar VC1973A chromosome 6, Vradiata_ver6, whole genome shotgun sequence DNA encodes the following proteins:
- the LOC106764501 gene encoding peroxidase 9 — protein MNFIKLTLLAMIIAFFSVKLSWAHPGFRFGRGGHHGGISFGLSPQFYQFSCPQANDIVMSVLEKAIAKDMRMAASLLRLHFHDCFVQGCDASILLDDSRTIVSEKNSGPNKNSVRGFKVIDEIKSRLEEACPQTVSCADILALAARGSTVLSGGPNWELPLGRRDSKTASLSGSNKNIPPPNATIETLITFFKRQGLDEVDLVALSGAHTIGVARCATFKQRLYNQKGNNEPDENLEKSFYFDLKTMCPKSGGDNFISPLDFGSPRMFDNTYFKLILRGKGLLNSDEVLLVGNVKETRKLVKKYAEDESLFFEQFSTSMIKMANLRPLTGFNGQVRKNCRRVN, from the exons ATGAATTTCATCAAACTCACTCTTCTTGCAATGATAATAGCCTTTTTCTCTGTTAAACTCTCCTGGGCTCACCCTGGCTTTCGTTTCGGCCGGGGTGGTCATCACGGAGGGATATCTTTTGGCCTTTCACCTCAATTTTATCAGTTTTCTTGCCCCCAAGCTAACGACATTGTCATGTCAGTGTTAGAGAAGGCCATTGCAAAAGACATGAGAATGGCTGCTTCTCTACTTCGACTTCACTTTCATGATTGCTTTGTACAG gGCTGCGATGCATCGATTTTGTTGGATGATAGCAGAACAATAGTCAGCGAAAAAAATTCTGGACCAAACAAAAACTCTGTCCGAGGTTTCAAAGTGATTGATGAAATCAAGTCTAGGTTGGAAGAAGCATGTCCTCAGACAGTGTCCTGTGCAGACATTCTTGCCCTTGCTGCTAGGGGTTCCACTGTTCTT AGTGGAGGACCTAACTGGGAACTCCCATTAGGGAGAAGAGACTCAAAAACAGCAAGCCTGAGTGggtcaaacaaaaatattcctCCACCAAACGCCACCATTGAAACTCTGATAACATTTTTCAAGCGTCAGGGCCTTGATGAAGTAGACCTTGTTGCCCTCTCAG GTGCACATACCATTGGGGTGGCAAGATGTGCCACATTCAAGCAGAGACTATACAACCAAAAGGGAAACAACGAACCAGACGAGAATCTAGAAAAATCCTTTTACTTTGATTTGAAGACAATGTGCCCAAAATCAGGAGGTGACAACTTCATTTCTCCCTTGGACTTTGGCTCCCCAAGAATGTTTGATAATACATATTTCAAACTCATTCTCAGGGGGAAAGGACTTCTTAACTCAGACGAAGTGCTTCTTGTGGGAAATGTTAAGGAAACTCGTAAGCTGGTCAAGAAATACGCAGAAGATGAGAGCCTCTTCTTTGAGCAATTTTCCACCTCCATGATCAAGATGGCCAACCTTCGTCCTCTCACTGGATTCAATGGTCAAGTTAGGAAAAACTGTCGCAGAGTTAATTAA